One Asterias rubens chromosome 8, eAstRub1.3, whole genome shotgun sequence genomic window, GACAAGCTAAGAAATATAATAGTCAATACACTTAAAAACTTAGTAAATAAACCCATCAGTAATGAACTGGAGCACAAACAGGGCCTTTTATGAACTATTATCCAGTAATGTATGTCTTATCTATTGAGAGTGCTTGGGTGAGACTGAGGAGAGTTTATTCAtccatgtacatgaacatgtacagcCATAAGCCTGCTTTTATGGGTgcacagggctgtatgcttcgtttttgaaatgacaagggcaccaaggcattttctctttggcaaagggcaccctatgaggaaattgtaaatttctactggagcatttcaagggcaccaaggcaatggcaaggggcaacggaggcaatcgcctttgttgcctccttgaagtatcaggcctgggtgcaatcgtttagcttccctgggtcgacctcggtgtgtggcgttttttttttccaggacaaacgtgtgaagataattacccacgtttgtcctggaaaaaaaaaaccgccacacaccggggtcaacccagggaagctaaacgaacgcaccctataatgACAACACAGCCCTCTAGCATCTCATGAAAATAATCCCAGCATAGACCCCTTTCTTGCATGCCACCATTGTTGTGTCGCTGTGGTCAAGTGgctagactgcaggacttgcaataaCATGGGTGTGGGTTTGGAATCCCCCAGCTAGCCACTGTTTTCACAATGACTGAAtaaatgtgacccactctgtgaaaatgagtcacatgtcgcccataagttatggacagtttaatggtttttttttctttctctttttaagatctttagtagttgcatggttaacctttagaacaattacttttaggcaataaagctatcatacttatgtctaatttgtatccttttgcacacaatggtagtttaaaatatcatttttttgtaattcgtttttcacaaaaaatggtgtagtggctaatttcaaacaggAGTAACTCAGTAACtaaattcctgaaattgcctacatctgactcattttcacagagcaaGTCACAAATATTGTcgcctagttactgaatcacaatttcttgatttgtgtaattcataatcatagacgttaaccCAATGTTtgaatgagagagattggctgttgtgagcttggtgtttattttgcagagttcccttgatgggaagatcattcaaacaaataaacaaacaaacaaacaaacaaacaaacaaacaaacaaacaaacaaacaaacaaacaaacaaacaaacaaacaatctatAGGTGCATACATTATTGGTTCTAGATTGTTTGTCACAAGCTAAAGTTTAAATTGTTACTTACATTCTTTAAGAAGTGCTTTACTCTGTTTTGGGTACATCACGTGGAACAGCTTCAGCCCTATGgctttaatatctcgcaactgccaaacaaataaaagaaatatcCTTTTAGGGAAAGCTAAAACAATCAGTAAAGTACTAAAACATTTGTgctacttatttttttttatttgagtctTGGTCTGGTCAATTGTGACACTTGGCTTTTGCATCCTTGAGCAATGCACTTGATCatatttgcttctctccatccagGAGTGTAAATGGGTGCTGGCGAGAGCTAGGGAGTAACCTCAGTGGACTGGTATCCTGTCTGGGGGGAATAGACAAATTCTCAGTCGTTTAATGTTGATGAAACTGGGTATAAACACCGGAAagatgagccatattggctccACACAGATTTTATTCTCTGAGGACACAAACAACCACAAAAGTACAGATTGAAAAAGGGTGCCCTGACAATTTGCAAAAAGACCAACTGGAGAGGATTTGTAAAGCCCACCACACCAAACATGACAAATCAGCCACTGTGGCCCCACAACCAGGCTGTGAGTgtcaactgattttttttttctttctgcaagtgatgaaatgatttttttgttttgttttactgaatGCAAAATAACTACAGATGttgaatatttgtatttttattttttattttttaattttttaattattgtttgtatttataattttgttattcATAAAAGCAGTGACAAATTACATAAATTAGTTAAACACTTACAAAACAAACTGTCATAATAATCATTAGatataaaaaagaaagagaaGAAATGTAAACAGAAAAAGGAAAATGGAAAAAATTGCAGTTATGTCCAGTTAAAAGGTACCAATTCCAGACGTTGAATACTTACGACTGTTTCCCTGACCGGCTCATCGAGTGTGGATGGTTCAGAATCATCTTCAGGTGCTCCTGGGACTGTGATGTCTCCATCGACGGGATGCTCCAGTTCCAAGTCTGTGAACTTGTTATCCAACTGTACAAAAAATTGcagattctttaaaaaaagagaatGAACTTAAACTCTGTAGACAATGTacacaggtttgtaaataaccaTGGGAACAAAAATATTGCGATGCCATACTCCACCAGGGTTTGAAAATTAGTGGTTGCAAATGCGAGTAAAAACAGCTTTGGGTGGGTCAAAACCCTTCCTTTACTATCCCCCTGGGTGAGTCAAACAATTGGTTTATTATaatcataaaaaatacattttccaTCGCGGCCAAAGACTGAATAAATACGGGAAAACCATAACAATTTACACAGGCAGACTACTGACTGTTTTTCCTCTTATTACATTTACAAGCTTTTCAATGATACCGAATTTGTTGGGGCGGTCTGGTGTAGATATTTGATTTTCTAAAAAACTTGGTGAATAATTGTAAATTCGCAATAATTGTTTGATTGAAAGAACAATGCTGTGTAACTCAACTAAAAACTgtgttcaaattaaaaatgacatATCTTGCttggtaaaatgtttaaaaatggtttttcaaGCCGATTTAAACACCATTTAGTTTCTTTGTTTACAAGCTTTCCTATGGTCATTTaggccataggcctacatgGAGTACACATTTAATTTGGTTGCCTATCCATAACATTTGCAAGTAACAACATCAAACATGGGCATCCACCAACCGAAACACATTCTATTTGATTTCAATTAATAATTGACCTGCTCTGATTCTGTGACTGTCACTGTGGTGACTCGGattaataatttttaaattagTTGATTATTGGACTGAAAAGTAAATTACTATCAAAAACGGTAGTGTAACAAAATACGGAATCTCAAAACAGAACTATCCCTATCTTCCACGCGAatcttcaattaaaaaacattcgAACCTTTAGCGACGAATCTACTGCCACGTCTGCCATGATGAAGAATAttgctgaaaaataaaaaaattctacaCAAAAGTATATGCCAATGGTTTCCCGTGTTATCAAACCCAAAACCGTTCAAATATTTGGGTAATTCTTTGCACCAGACTAGACAaatgtatagcgccctctattggcttTGCAAACTAATTGTAAACAAGGAgctgatgttttgttttacccaagGCTTcctcttcctccatggttaaataGAGCTATTAACAAATTAATCTCCATTGTATGTGGAGTATAGAGCTTTTGTATCATAAAGAAAACACATTCAGACAAATTGTTCTCTTGTGCTTGCTATTGAAGATTGACACGCCCCCCATATTAAActttcacacaaaaattaaGTAGAATGCTAAGTGGCATTCTACTTAATTAGTAGCATTCCTCCCCCAAACGAGTACTCGTCTCATCTCAAGTGTTAACTTCATCCCTACAAGATTTATTTTGGGAATGGTTTACTTCATTCTTGACTTCTAAACGCCCCTTCCCCCAGATTATCATACCGCAAGGTTGACAAGTGAACAAGTCAACCAACAAGatagcgtgaaagcttgcgagcccGAAGAAACCTGCTGTCTTACATTATCCTCAACTCTGCAATATTGGCCGCAATATGGTTTCATTCTAAAAactgcttatttttttttgatttatCTGTTTAATTACCCAataacttttgttgttgttgagggggtggggggggggggggggttaaaaacAGAGATTTCTAGTTATAGGTCGAAATTCACATCCCATAGTGTACGGCATGGCACACCTACAATAAACCATGTATAATGATCACTTCCTCCCCAAAGTTCTTTGAGCAGCAAAGGTTTTAGCAGAGATTTTAGAGATAGCAGTCCAACTTTGTAATACATGAACTTGGAAAGGTGGGGCAAAGGATGAGGCATGGGGGGAACACGACTTGATTAAAGGTGGCTGGTGCTACAGAAAATTGCAACAAACTAATTTTACAAGTTGGAGAACACTAtgtaacctttgtttacaaaaagggcGACCTTACATTCCAGATCATTTCCTgacaggcaagatactacacacTGGCCATATTTTACATTTCGCATAAAATTCACACATAAATTCTTGAGTTATACATAGAGCTGTTCAAGTTTCTTCACACCAACATTTGATGAAAATCGATCAGAGCATTATCCATGAAATGCAACACGTTCTttttataaaactgtgtacaaatcggCCTTATAGGAAGTGCTTTTTGTAAACACAGGATGTCCAAGGTTACATGGTCAACAAACACAATATGTTTGGTAGTTTAAAAAGATAATCGACATTCATGTTTGGGACTAAACATAACGGTccctttttatctttttaaacaTCCCATTAATTGTAGGCACTGATTTTAcactggaggggggggggggcacaacaGTTGAATGTAAAGCAGTTTGTTAATACATAACttcatacaaaacaaattaaacaaagcaCACTGGatattttattttcctttcacATCTTGTTTATTCAATGAAAGgcaataatataaacaattccCACATTTCAATCATCAGTCCACAGTGAAAACGATGATGCCCAAGTCTGTCCACCAATTTTCAGGATTATTTCCAGATTCACAAGAAATTCAAACCAAGGTTCTTCTCTCAGATGTTAAGACTCAGAAAAAAATCTGCAATCTTGGTTCTCCACCTTACTGAAGCTTCTTGTGGCATTCCTGGGTCCTTCGATTGGTATCATCCTATAGATAGTATCcactttgtgtgtgtgtgtgtgtgttgcaGGCAGGTTGGATTGTATGAAGAGTTTGAAGTTGTATTTACTGCTGGGCTACTTCTTCAATGGTGGTCTTCTCTGAGACGTAGATGCCATCAAGAAACTTTCTGATGTCCTTGTTCTTGACTGTGGTCGACTGTTGGATCAAGGCAGCTGTAATTGCAAAATAAGAACGGAAGGAGAACAAATAAACCACTGACAGACTTAAGATATAGAACTAAATCTGTAtcaggacccccccccccccaccccctaaaATGCTACAAAACACAGAAAGGACTTGTCAAAATTCACAAAAGAAAACGCGCATAATGAGTATGGAATTGTCCATGCACATGTGCTGGAATAATTATTCAGTTCGTTAGGAGGCTTTTGGGGTgctgggtggcagcagatttaccaggtaaaatccattgttcttgctCATGTATGCAAGCAATGTAACATTGTTTACTATGTAAACAATGTACCTTTGCACGTACCTAGTACGGTAGTAaatctgcttcaaccaaacgtTCTAAAGTCTTCCATTAGAATGTTCCCGCCAATCCAACTGTCGAGATGCTTCCTTACCAAGGCAAAACTGATTTGCCCATTAAAAGTAAACCATAACTGCctaatttcttagagctgcttgagcacaaaaacAAGCTGAACACAAcaatattatgcttaccagaataaggttaccagccacacttccatgtcacaagtacaatttgtaactgatTAGCATGCTCACTTCTGCCAAGCAAAAAATTGCTtatgcagtgttttctgcttaaagcagctctatgaaattgacttAGACCAGCACAAAACTTCAGCTTTAAAACCATGGATAGAAACTTTAATGTGCCGCCTGCTTGACGGCTCGAGGGCGCCCTGAAACATTTTGTATCACTTCCCGGGTaaattcattcatacccaaaatagttattaaagactggaacacatttcCACCACTGACATcatatccatcacggacaataagacgcTGTGACAACCAAGCAACTTCAAACTACGCCACAACAAAAGTGACATAACGCGATACAAACTTTGCTGGACGAATCacgtatacccccggaagtgataaaaatactattgagagcaCAATCAGgcggtcaaaaatatgacaCATTAATAGCACAGAGTGACAGGACATTGAATTGCTCTTGATTTTATACCCAACTGACCTGACTGTGACACCAGCTCGATATCGTTCCCCTCAATGATCAGCTCATCCTTCATCTTAGAGGACATCGTGCACTTAACGCCGTCCTTCATGTAGACGCGGCGGATGAACTTCTCGCCGAGAAAGTTTCGCACTTCAAGGAGCTTGTTGTCATCTTGGATGGCGCAGTTGATGGGGAAATGAGCGTACACACAACGCATCTTGTACTTGAAACCCTTCAAGGAGATGGAAAGACAAAATTACACTATAGTCAATGCAGATAGAACTGCTTTAACAAAGGAAAGTCACTAAACAAAAACCTGGAATTTCCTCTTTGAGAGGGCCAGGCCGTTTTTATttagcaaagggcacttctaatGGAAAACCTTAAGGGCCATGGGAAACATTTggtggggcaccaaggcctagACCAGGACAAGGCCTTTGTGGCATCAGCGTAATTCCAAGCCTGTGAACAGTTCAGCTTACAGAATCTTTCTCTGAAACGCTCTGTCCAAAAAagtcatcaaaataataataatactccaATAATATGATGAATCTGGTAAGCCTGACAAAAGTGAATGATTTTTGGGATAAAGTTACAAATGAAGTTTTTCAATGCGATCAATGCATGTTTGCGACATGAATGTTAGTATTCATTactattggaaacagggaacatgaccaaaagTGCTGgacgaatagtgaaatttttgttattcggataccgctggccaactatccgaaattaaccggatattcgaatagttttttcgccgctagagggggCTATtggttttagacagtgtcacttggttcgttcataaaaatgaccggatctaatttaaagatggtgatttgctttttcttttgatcgtgattgactctacgtgaaggaaaacgtgtataatctttgaacaaaatacgtcggaaatgtcattgttttaactcttcatggaggtgagcatagttaaatacttaatttatgctgttttatgctgtcttaatagaagtttcataaggattcagacaaaacatttatatcagttgtcgcccgacgtccgcggatattcggatattaaagaatatccgattacttggttgtaattacagaactatccggtttattaATAGGTATTCGcaccctatgcggatatccggttacgaaaaaaaaaggcattcgcggttacggataggaaaacctattcgccattaaccggatattcgaataattcgcccaggcctaatgaCCAAGATGGCGACAGCGTGAGAAAGGTCTATTGGGGTAGTTGTTCGTGAATATTCTTTTAGGTTGAATGATTCTGCCTGGTTTGgggttttttaaataaacttgtGATGGTATAGCCAAGCTAAATACTTACCATTGTGACACCTTTGATCATGTTCTCAATGTGGGTGCATACAGTGCGGACACATGATAGCTCCTTGCGGGTCCCGAACCACTTGTTCACTCTGATCTTCTTCTTGCTGATCCTCATGAGCTCCACACTGAGGTGCTTGAAGTTCCTGACCAAGGTCCCGCGTGGCCCCTTGACCGTGACAAGGCGGGCCTTGATTGTGACCTCAACTAtattcagagaaaaaaaaaatgtacattcaaAATGAAACATTTGGTGTTCTGTCTAATTTCTTTAAACAAGCCATCAAACAAATAAGGTTTCAGCTTAACAAATGACATTTGCTTTTCCCCCAACCATGTTTTTAAGTAGTCCATTGGCGTTTTTTTCACTTGCCCACAGGAAGTTCTCAGAAAAATGAGTCAGAGTGAAGTTTTAGATAATGCGATATTGGCGGCTACAGTAACAAAATGAACGACGAGCCAATCCAGACAAGGGTAAGccccaaagattatagagcgccgtaggcgcaagatgcggaactcgggctgaaatgtgaaatcccactggacggcatttcggcaagtaactcttttgatacaacaatagattAGTGCAGATTAGTGTAGACAATGACCGTttctatcaatgggaaacaaaacattcacttgctgaaatggcgcccatgcgtatttcacgttccaacaatagataaagcttcagttccgcatcttgcgccttcggcactctataatctttggtaaGCCCTGCCTCAGATTATCACATTAGGTGAAATGTACATTAGTGCTTACTATTCTCAGGGATTTCCACAAATCTGGATGCCAGTATAGTCTTCATGGCTgcaactattaaaaaaaaaaaaaaaaatggagagaaaataaaatatgttAGAATACttgagttttttaatttaagttttAGAGCAAATGAGAAATGCTTACCCTGTAATCTTGACAAGGCACCCTATACTGAGCTGTTATGGtcaaggccaaataaaaaaaaataccagttaatCGTccagatttttcaaaaaagaggaggatgagggccttattatttattatttactattaatttatttttcaagatggccgcttagtatttcaaatcaaacagtgcaccaattcttcagtttgaatcaaccgcaaatttattttatacctattagttgcatgaggacctgtgttaactcTAACACTAATagggtcggataacactaaaaagagttgctggtaggcattcactatattgttttatgaaacagacggttaaaAGTGTGCGACAAgtgggggccgcatcctttttgggccgcatccttttttttaaaatactattttaaaaaaaaaaaaaaaaaaaaaaatcaatcttttcaaaaggacttgCCTAGACGCTTTCCCGAATCTAACGTGCAGGTCTTCTTGCAACTAATaggtaaataaataagtttgcggttgattcagACTGAGAATTGGTGggctgtttgatttgaaatactaagcggccatcttgaaaaaaaatagtaaatagtaaatagatagtaaggccctcatcctcctcttttttgaaaaatccggacgatcaactggtattttttaatttggcctAAGTGATCATTACTAAAGCTTACTGCAGCAGTTGCCAGAGTTGCAGGGGATTCTGCATCTGGGAAAAGTTTATTTTGGCAAATAGCCGAGATGGTGACCAACCATTGAAAGAGCAAAACCGAGCGCAAGCTGCTTGTGCCAAAAATGAAGACCAGCTAATTCAACAAAAAAGATTATTGTGAATGTGAAGATCATGTCACATATTCAAAAACTCAACTTTTTCACTTCAAAAGTCAGCCACAGCAGAAATGTCTGAGCGagttatattaaaaaataaaagtatacTGAATAATATTAAAACATGTGTATAAAGCGCTTAATGCCGTCATTAAGCATGTTAAGCACACCAACCCCTAACAATTTTAGAGAACTTATTTATTTCGATATGGTTATGAAATAATAGTGTCTCATTTACCTCAATGAGGTATCcctctttgtaaaaatgagtgaaaaagtggtggcgccatacggaaagttataaaaaataaacaaaaaaaacttatttaagTTCACAATTGATTTCAGTAATTACCTATACCAAAATTATTTGTGAACGGTATCGCAAGTTTAACACAATTATAAATTTCGTTAACTCAAATGAGCACTTAAtcattaaattaaaatcaaaattgttaatttatatttaatatattaaatataataattgaaagtttttgttgaacaaaaaaaataaataaataaataaataagtcaacAAATCCATGTTTTCATTGAATGATCATATTTTCATTATCAATCAAGTGTCAGAGCAAAGGCATTGATTTGCTgattaatttacagggtttCATAACCTTGAAAATTATCACAATCCTGACAATTGTAGAGCTATGAATTTAACAAGTTAACAGATGTCGGAAATGGACGCATTTACATTAATCATCATACTGTGGCCAATGTAGCTGGCGTTAGTTTCGTACAATTTGATACTCGTGGAAAGTAACGTTCATTAGTTTAAACTTGTTAATTTGATTACCGATCAGAACTTAAAATTTGTAAACTTCTCCAAGTGAAGAGAACACTACacagttgtttttaatttgttcgcAATGCGAGAGTAAAGAATGCCATTACCATGGGGGTGAAATCGGATGAGCGACAGTTCACACGTATTTTCGGATGTGTTTACTAGTGTGGCCAATTGTATTCGTGCACCAAAATTCttcaaagattttaaaaataactGCTAATATTTGGCAAAAAATACACACTTCACTGTGACTACAGTTTTTCTCTTTAACAATCTATTTTGTCTTTACTTCGGGATGTCTTTTAGAAAACGGGGAAATAATGGATTGAAATTAACCATCCCTCAGTTGGTATTACCTTCTTTTCAGCCCGACCAAAAGAGGAAGTTAAAGGTATTGtgggaaaaaatcaaactcCCCAGAATACCCAACAATTGTTCGTTATTTACCCCCCATTCGTGGTGGTGGAGAGTGCGTATATCATCAACGATTGAAAGTTggaagcatggaggtagaaatgaaataaaaaaaatcaatgtgtaCTTTTGacttgtttatatattttgtttatttattcactttttatctattttgtcattattattattatttttttttgggggaggggggaggcgGGGTGTTGGTGTGGATTGTTTGTAATCACTTTGTAATAATACAAACGATTTGTATTGTGAACAGAAAGAATGTCTCAATAAAGTTTTTGAGTGCCTGGAGCTTATGAATTGATTGTGATAGCCCATACGGATTTCAAGGGGAAGGGGCGTGTCCAACACGTGTACTGCTTAAAGACGCTGGccataattggtaattgtcaaagactagccttcacagttggtgtatctcaacatatgcataaaataactaacctgtgaaaatttgagctcaatcggtcatcgaagttgcgagatatactaatgaaaaaaaaaaaaaccgttgtcacacgaagttgtgtgcatttagatggttgatttcgagaccccaagttctaaatctaaagtctcgaaatcgaattcgtggaaaattacttctttctcaaaaactatggcacttcagagggagccgtttctcacaatgttgtataccatcaacctctccccattacttgtcaccaagaaaggttttatgccaataattattttgagtaattaccaagaggaTCGACCATCTGGAACTATTTTGACCATCCCAGCACCCGGCCCCTCGCCCTCCTCTGACACGTAGTCCCACTATTGCTATGCCAATACTTTTTTCCTCAATACATTGTTGGAATATTTTAGTTGTCTCATGCCTTCTTTTATGCTCACTGAGCAAAACTTGAATACCGAACTTTATCGAgcttgaaggggggggggggtgtagggTGGTCACGGTGCGGTGCGACACGGAGGAAGATGGATGAGATGAGGACAGTTTGATGCTGCCAAATAAATTACCAGAAATCTGGGGAGTCCTTAAAACGTGTCCGTCTCGGCTGGCCATCTCACTGGTGCCCGTGACGGTGTTTTAAGACGATGTGGAAAACAGTATACCAGCTATCTTTTCACTCTCATCAAAACAACATTGGAGATTCAGTGGTTGATGTTCCTGCCGCCTCTAGCTGTCACTTTTTTGGCGTTTGCACTTGTTTAACAGTttccaattttttaaaaataataccaCATCAAGCAGGAAGCTGTTCACATTAAATCTGAGTTGAAATATTTGATTGCAAAGGTTTAAATATGGCAGGATACGGAGGTGGACAGATGGACCAACAAGGATTTTTCCAGAGTTCGTACGATGAAAATCAAGGGTACGATATGGGGGCAGGGCCCGGTGGTCAGCAGCAGGGGCAACCACAGCAGTATGCTGGTTATGAAGGACAGGAGGGGTGTGTATATAGGCCATTATATTTAATATCCAACTTTGGAACAACCAGAAACAGAGCCACTGTGTTTATATTATGGGCCATGTTTCCCTATAAAATTGaatgaaaaacaatttaataataattgtcaaccaccacttcattcattcattgatgattgattgatgactttatttttatttaaaaattaaattattaaatattatacgATTTGGGTAGTGAAATGTTAATTTTCTTGTATACATAGATGATGTGCCTTATGGA contains:
- the LOC117293842 gene encoding 60S ribosomal protein L9-like, with translation MKTILASRFVEIPENIEVTIKARLVTVKGPRGTLVRNFKHLSVELMRISKKKIRVNKWFGTRKELSCVRTVCTHIENMIKGVTMGFKYKMRCVYAHFPINCAIQDDNKLLEVRNFLGEKFIRRVYMKDGVKCTMSSKMKDELIIEGNDIELVSQSAALIQQSTTVKNKDIRKFLDGIYVSEKTTIEEVAQQ